The following are encoded together in the Triticum dicoccoides isolate Atlit2015 ecotype Zavitan chromosome 6B, WEW_v2.0, whole genome shotgun sequence genome:
- the LOC119322195 gene encoding casein kinase 1, with protein sequence MEHVIGGKFKLGRKIGSGSFGELYLGVNIQSGEEVAIKLESVKSRHPQLHYESKLYMLLQGGMGIPHLKWFGVDGEYNVMVIDLLGPSLEDLFNFCNRKFTLKTVLLLADQMIARVEYMHSRGFLHRDIKPDNFLMGLGRKASQVYVIDYGLAKKYRDLQTHKHIPYRENKNLTGTARYASVNTHLGVEQSRRDDLESLGYVLMYFIRGSLPWQGLKAGTKKQKYDKISEKKMLTPVEVLCKSYPSEFVSYFHYCRSLRFEDKPDYSYLKKLFRDLFIREGYQSDHIFDWTVSRQVAENNRLRPSGRTAGLVGPSAERAERIAARQDVPDRFSGSVDTFARRTGSGSGHHGENTKHRTLLDSLLAPKMAADSDKRRPTSSRNGSTSRKALLSSSRPSSGEPSDPTRTSHLIPTSSGSSRPSTTQRLHQSTGLEARSSSLSKTARNVHDDPTIRTFERLTISADRRK encoded by the exons ATGGAGCATGTGATCGGGGGGAAGTTTAAGCTGGGTAGGAAGATTGGGAGCGGATCTTTCGGGGAGCTGTATCTTG GCGTGAACATACAGAGCGGCGAGGAGGTGGCTATCAAGTTG GAATCTGTCAAATCAAGGCATCCCCAGCTTCATTATGAGTCAAAACTATATATGCTTCTGCAAGGGGGGA TGGGGATTCCTCATCTTAAATGGTTTGGAGTGGACGGGGAGTACAATGTCATGGTCATTGATCTTCTTGGTCCAAGTCTGGAGGACTTGTTCAACTTTTGCAACAGAAAATTTACCCTTAAAACAGTACTTCTGCTTGCTGATCAGATG ATCGCTAGGGTAGAGTACATGCACTCGAGGGGCTTTCTTCATCGTGATATAAAGCCAGACAACTTTCTTATGGGTTTAGGCCGTAAAGCAAGCCAG GTTTATGTTATTGACTATGGCCTTGCAAAGAAGTACCGGGACCTCCAAACTCACAAGCACATACCATACAG GGAGAACAAAAATCTTACAGGAACAGCACGTTATGCTAGTGTAAATACCCATCTTGGAGTAG AACAAAGCAGGAGAGATGATTTAGAATCTCTCGGTTATGTGCTGATGTACTTCATAAGAGGAAG CCTTCCTTGGCAAGGTCTGAAAGCTGGCACGAAAAAACAGAAGTATGATAAAATTAGTGAAAAGAAAATGTTAACTCCAGTTGAG GTCCTTTGTAAATCTTATCCATCGGAGTTCGTTTCATACTTCCATTACTGCCGATCCTTGCGATTTGAAGATAAACCAGATTACTCCTATCTGAAGAAACTCTTCCGAGATTTATTTATCCGTGAAG GGTACCAGTCTGATCATATATTTGACTGGACTGTGTCTAGGCAAGTAGCAGAGAATAACAGATTGCGA CCAAGTGGAAGGACAGCTGGGTTGGTGGGGCCATCTGCAGAACGGGCTGAACGGATTGCAG CAAGACAGGATGTTCCTGATAGATTCTCTGGTTCAGTGGACACATTTGCCAGAAGAACTGGCTCCGGTTCTGGCCATCATGGAGAAAACACGAAGCACAGAACTCTATTGGATTCACTGTTGGCACCTAAGATG GCTGCTGATTCGGATAAAAGAAGGCCTACATCATCCCGGAATGGGAGCACATCGAGGAAGGCTCTCCTGTCAAGCAGCAGACCAAGTTCTGGAGAGCCCAGTGACCCCACTCGCACTAGCCACCTAATCCCAACCAGCAGTGGCAGCAGTCGTCCATCAACCACTCAGAGGCTTCACCAATCAACTGGACTCGAGGCCAGGTCGTCATCGCTGTCGAAAACTGCGAGAAATGTCCATGATGATCCCACTATAAGGACATTTGAGCGCCTTACAATTAGTGCAGACAGGAGGAAATAA